AATAAAAGAAGATGCCGGTAAAGTATTCGATAGGCTTCATTCGGAAGATTATGAACGGGTAGCTGACTCCATCAAAAAATCAGCGGAAAATTTGACTGTCTGGGAAGATGAATACAGGGTCAATTTACCCGAGAAAGGCATAAGATGGGTTGAAGGCTATGCCGAGCCGGAAAAAAGACCTGACGGCAGCGTTATCTGGTACGGCAATATAAGAGATGTTACCGAGCGCAAAAAAAGAGAAGAAGCGATCAAAAATCTGCATGATGTTGCTGTAAACTTTAAAGAAGCGGAAGATGAAAAAGAAGTATCGGAAATGACTGTAGAAGCTGCTGAAAACTTATTGAACTTTCAAAACTGTAAAATATTGCTGGTGGAAGAAGGGATGTTTAAACCCACAGCCTGCACTTCCAGGGCAGAAACGAAAAAGATGCCTGTAAGCGAGGGGATAGCAGGACAAACCTATCGCAGCGGCGAAAGCTTTATCAGCGGTAATATTAGCAGCAATCCAGAAGCCAGTCCCGTAAAAGATTCCTATAAATCATTAATCAGCATACCCGTCGGAAACTATGGAGTATTTCAGGTTCTGGCAGAAGAGGAAAAAGCTTTCTCTAAAAAAGATCTGGAATTGGCCAAGCTTTTAATTTCTCACACTACCGCTGCCCTGGAGAGATTCAGTTATGAAAAAGAATTAGAATATATGAGCTTTCACGATGAACTGACAGGCCTTTATAACCGCAGATTTTTGCAAACAGAGATGAAAAGGCTGAATACAGAACGTCAGCTGCCTTTAAGCATTGTCATGCTCGATATAAATGACCTGAAAATAATCAATGACAGCATGGGGCATGATAAAGGTGACGAGCTGATAGTCAAAACAGCCGAGCTTTTAAAAGATAATATAAGAAAGGAGGATATACTGGCCAGATATGGCGGTGATGAGTTTGTGATTTTGCTGCCGCAGACCAGCAAGGAAAAAGCCGAAGAAGTACTAAAGCGCATAAGGACATCCAGTGAGAAAACTGAAGAGGAAGACCTTCCCGTTTCGCTGGGAGCAGGTATAGCTGTTAAAAATAATGTCGAACGGGAGATATACGAAATTTTGAAAAAGGCAGATGATGCTTTAAACCGAAACAAACTCTCGGATAAAAAAAGCCGAAAAAATAAGCTGGTACAGGTCTTATTGAACGCTCTGGCGGCTAAAAGTGATGAGACCAGAGATCATGCATTAAGAATGACCGATCTGGCCTCCAGACTGGGGGTAAAGCTGGGGATTACCAATTCGGAACTGAACAGATTATCCCTGCTGGCTTCTTTGCATGATATAGGTAAAACTTCTATTTCCGAAGAGATATTGACCAAACCGGGAGAATTGACCGATGAGGAATGGGAAATAATGAAAGAACATCCCGAGAGAGGCTACAAAATAGCTTCCGCCTCTGCAGAATTTGCCCCTGTAGCCGAAGATATTCTGGCTCATCATGAACGCTGGGATGGAGAAGGTTATCCTCAGGGGTTAAAAGGGGAAAGCATCCCTTATCTGGCCCGCATAATTTCCATAATAGACGCCTACGATGTCATGACCAGCAATAGATCTTACAGCCCCTCTATGAGCAAAGAAGAAACTCTAAGAGAGATAAAAGATTGTGCCGGCGGTCAGTTTGATCCGGAACTGGCGGAAAAATTTGTGGAGCTGATGAAAGAAAAATAAAGAAATAAATTAAAAAATTATATTTTGCAGGTTAAAAATTGCAGAAAGATTTAATATATGTTATACTTGAGTTAAGATATAGAATTATCATACTAAATCATCGGGTTAAC
The Halarsenatibacter silvermanii DNA segment above includes these coding regions:
- a CDS encoding diguanylate cyclase, with protein sequence MKRKLEQPIKNNHMLNKEFLAFVDTMEENTAILNKEGKIVYINQAWIEFGLANDIAREDYGLGVNYLEIARNAEGEDAARAEKAVEGIKAVLAGEMDNFTLEYPCHSPEEKRWFRMKVKAYGDKSIVMHENITKRVKQRIKRRERTKELEGLYYTFKLAENRDRTIDEILSRLSRKLADFWQHPEKIQVRIRYADEEYLSENFRETGCILKGDIVVLDEKKGTIEVFCPEEKKDYSADFFLAREEELLQGISRTLSGEFSRRITENKLRNNKNLLQSLTNKTPGTVYQYQLFPDGSSRFPYATEGIYEIYEVTPEEIKEDAGKVFDRLHSEDYERVADSIKKSAENLTVWEDEYRVNLPEKGIRWVEGYAEPEKRPDGSVIWYGNIRDVTERKKREEAIKNLHDVAVNFKEAEDEKEVSEMTVEAAENLLNFQNCKILLVEEGMFKPTACTSRAETKKMPVSEGIAGQTYRSGESFISGNISSNPEASPVKDSYKSLISIPVGNYGVFQVLAEEEKAFSKKDLELAKLLISHTTAALERFSYEKELEYMSFHDELTGLYNRRFLQTEMKRLNTERQLPLSIVMLDINDLKIINDSMGHDKGDELIVKTAELLKDNIRKEDILARYGGDEFVILLPQTSKEKAEEVLKRIRTSSEKTEEEDLPVSLGAGIAVKNNVEREIYEILKKADDALNRNKLSDKKSRKNKLVQVLLNALAAKSDETRDHALRMTDLASRLGVKLGITNSELNRLSLLASLHDIGKTSISEEILTKPGELTDEEWEIMKEHPERGYKIASASAEFAPVAEDILAHHERWDGEGYPQGLKGESIPYLARIISIIDAYDVMTSNRSYSPSMSKEETLREIKDCAGGQFDPELAEKFVELMKEK